The following coding sequences lie in one Acropora palmata chromosome 3, jaAcrPala1.3, whole genome shotgun sequence genomic window:
- the LOC141875949 gene encoding uncharacterized protein LOC141875949 isoform X1 produces MDHTRVGSLYSLADYGLGESDIEDSDDESRNNEGNPVIYIPESSAIHATQARIKTSARLVSYDEDEAETEKEKETENIADPIEEKLYGDQAPSEKEGIAEETSDGKLSARGDEEHTLTDSADHPESEKSPLKAEESSVVKISSIPAIKMPQLPPEPVGRCSNTLQEEIRKLLEKKHEENIDLNTNIQNRKDFRNPSIYKKLVSYLNLDETGSNYPKSLFDPSSFTEESFYENLSKVQKEAYEKKEKERAKQARTHVEFVSGTKKANSGEEPRKRKSKWDISAAPAPAVKTATPPTKVGAVGPGVTLASDAAKKAKVLS; encoded by the exons ATGGATCACACAAGAGTAGGATCGTTATATTCTCTTGCTGATTATGGACTAGGAGAAAGTGATATTGAAGATTCCGACGATGAATCGAGAAATAACGAAGGCAACCCTGTGATATATATACCCGAAAGTTCCGCGATTCATGCTACACAAGCAAGAATAAAAACAA GTGCTCGTTTGGTGTCCTATGATGAAGATGAAgcagaaacagaaaaagagaAG gaaactgaaaatatTGCTGATCCAATTGAAGAGAAGCTTTATGGGGACCAAG CACCAAGCGAAAAGGAGGGCATTGCAGAGGAAACTAGTGATGGGAAACTTTCTGCAAGAGGGGATGAGGAG cACACCTTGACTGATTCTGCGGATCATCCTGAATCTGAAAAAAGTCCACTAAAAG CTGAAGAATCATCTGTTGTGAAGATATCCTCAATTCCGGCAATAAAAATGCCTCAGCTCCCTCCTGAACCAGTTGGTCGTTGCTCAAACACACTTCAG GAAGAGATAAGAAAATTATTAGAAAAGAAGCATGAAGAAAATATTGATTTAAATACCAATATACAGAATAGGAAAGATTTCAGAAACCCAAG CATTTATAAGAAGTTGGTGTCATATCTGAACCTTGATGAAACTGGAAGTAATTATCCAAAG AGTCTGTTTGAtccatcaagttttacagaagAGTCCTTCTATGAAAATTTAT CCAAAGTTCAGAAAGAAGCTTatgaaaagaaggaaaaggaaagagcGAAGCAGGCCAGGACTCAT GTTGAATTTGTATCTGGAACCAAAAAGGCAAACTCTG GTGAAGAACCACGAAAGCGCAAAAGCAAATGGGACATAAGCGCTGCTCCTGCTCCTGCAGTAAAAACGGCGACACCACCAACAAAAGTTGGAGCCGTGGGGCCTGGTGTTACCTTGGCCAGTGACGCGGCCAAGAAGGCAAAGGTGTTGTCATAA
- the LOC141875949 gene encoding uncharacterized protein LOC141875949 isoform X2: protein MDHTRVGSLYSLADYGLGESDIEDSDDESRNNEGNPVIYIPESSAIHATQARIKTSARLVSYDEDEAETEKEKETENIADPIEEKLYGDQAPSEKEGIAEETSDGKLSARGDEEHTLTDSADHPESEKSPLKAEESSVVKISSIPAIKMPQLPPEPVGRCSNTLQEEIRKLLEKKHEENIDLNTNIQNRKDFRNPSIYKKLVSYLNLDETGSNYPKSLFDPSSFTEESFYENLSKVQKEAYEKKEKERAKQARTHVRHNFTSDT, encoded by the exons ATGGATCACACAAGAGTAGGATCGTTATATTCTCTTGCTGATTATGGACTAGGAGAAAGTGATATTGAAGATTCCGACGATGAATCGAGAAATAACGAAGGCAACCCTGTGATATATATACCCGAAAGTTCCGCGATTCATGCTACACAAGCAAGAATAAAAACAA GTGCTCGTTTGGTGTCCTATGATGAAGATGAAgcagaaacagaaaaagagaAG gaaactgaaaatatTGCTGATCCAATTGAAGAGAAGCTTTATGGGGACCAAG CACCAAGCGAAAAGGAGGGCATTGCAGAGGAAACTAGTGATGGGAAACTTTCTGCAAGAGGGGATGAGGAG cACACCTTGACTGATTCTGCGGATCATCCTGAATCTGAAAAAAGTCCACTAAAAG CTGAAGAATCATCTGTTGTGAAGATATCCTCAATTCCGGCAATAAAAATGCCTCAGCTCCCTCCTGAACCAGTTGGTCGTTGCTCAAACACACTTCAG GAAGAGATAAGAAAATTATTAGAAAAGAAGCATGAAGAAAATATTGATTTAAATACCAATATACAGAATAGGAAAGATTTCAGAAACCCAAG CATTTATAAGAAGTTGGTGTCATATCTGAACCTTGATGAAACTGGAAGTAATTATCCAAAG AGTCTGTTTGAtccatcaagttttacagaagAGTCCTTCTATGAAAATTTAT CCAAAGTTCAGAAAGAAGCTTatgaaaagaaggaaaaggaaagagcGAAGCAGGCCAGGACTCATGTGAGGCATAATTTTACATCTGATACATAG
- the LOC141875948 gene encoding uncharacterized protein LOC141875948 isoform X2, with amino-acid sequence MASAARKNFDDIVDVMLWQDSSDDSSSSEDELDDLLLEFMFPLQNDKSYPRINLQDIPDVQCKAMFRFAKGDMKRLRDALQLPANYICSQGTIATGMEALMILLRLAYPNRWCDLVPVFGRTVSELSLIFNKIMDDIYDRFHHLVDNLDLVWLDPEAFADAVYEKGAPLTGCWGFIDGTPRPIARPVRNQRIMYSGHKRTHCLKFQSVQTPNGMIAHMFGPIEGRRHDAFMLGVSGLSAKLRRFVKHNGEPYVIYGDPAYGITQNIISPFRQAHLTDDEQEFNTRMSKVRTCVEWGFAKICQNFAYLDFKKNLKILLQPVGKYSLVACILINCHTCFYGSQTSTYFNLEPPSVETYLSNQ; translated from the exons ATGGCGTCAGCTGCAAG GAAAAACTTTGACGATATCGTAGATGTGATGCTGTGGCAAGACAGCAGTGATGACTCAAGTAGCAGTGAAGACGAATTAGATGATTTGCTGCTGGAATTCATGTTTCCACTGCAAAACGATAAAAGCTACCCCCGTATTAATCTTCAGGATATACCTGATGTTCAGTGCAAGGCCATGTTTAG ATTCGCAAAAGGAGATATGAAAAGACTCCGGGACGCGTTGCAACTGCCAGCCAATTACATTTGCAGTCAAGGGACTATTGCTACTGGGATGGAGGCATTGATGATTCTTTTAAGACTGGCGTACCCCAATCGATGGTGTGATCTGGTGCCAGTTTTCGGGCGAACGGTATCAGAACTGAGCTTGATATTTAACAAG ATCATGGATGATATCTATGACAGATTTCACCACCTCGTAGATAATCTGGACCTGGTATGGCTTGATCCTGAAGCTTTTGCTGATGCTGTTTACGAAAAAGGAGCTCCGCTTACTGGGTGTTGGGGTTTTATTGATGGGACTCCCCGACCAATAGCCCGTCCTGTACGCAATCAACGAATTATGTACAGTGGTCATAAGAGGACACACTGCTTAAAATTCCAG TCTGTTCAAACCCCAAATGGCATGATAGCCCATATGTTTGGTCCCATAGAGGGTCGCCGACATGATGCCTTCATGCTTGGGGTGAGCGGCCTGTCAGCTAAACTGAGGCGATTTGTTAAACACAATGGCGAGCCATACGTTATTTATGGCGATCCTGCTTATGGCATTACACAGAACATTATTTCTCCATTTCGTCAAGCACACCTTACAGATGATGAGCAAGAATTTAATACAAGAATGAGCAAAGTTCGAACATGTGTCGAATGGGGTTTTGCCAAAATCTGCcaaaattttgcttatttagattttaaaaagaacttAAAGATCCTTTTACAGCCTGTGGGTAAATATTCTTTAGTTGCATGTATTCTTATCAATTGTCACACCTGCTTCTATGGCTCACAGACAAGCACTTATTTTAATTTAGAGCCACCATCCGTGGAAACCTATCTATCCAACCAGTGA
- the LOC141875948 gene encoding uncharacterized protein LOC141875948 isoform X1 has translation MMFATLKHVLKLKNVVTFLKVTKCDFITKFYALGNKILALKIVSSRKNFDDIVDVMLWQDSSDDSSSSEDELDDLLLEFMFPLQNDKSYPRINLQDIPDVQCKAMFRFAKGDMKRLRDALQLPANYICSQGTIATGMEALMILLRLAYPNRWCDLVPVFGRTVSELSLIFNKIMDDIYDRFHHLVDNLDLVWLDPEAFADAVYEKGAPLTGCWGFIDGTPRPIARPVRNQRIMYSGHKRTHCLKFQSVQTPNGMIAHMFGPIEGRRHDAFMLGVSGLSAKLRRFVKHNGEPYVIYGDPAYGITQNIISPFRQAHLTDDEQEFNTRMSKVRTCVEWGFAKICQNFAYLDFKKNLKILLQPVGKYSLVACILINCHTCFYGSQTSTYFNLEPPSVETYLSNQ, from the exons ATGATGTTCGCAACAttgaaacatgttttgaaattaaaaaatgtcgTAACTTTCTTAAAGGTAACTAAATGTGATTTTATTACTAAGTTTTATGCAttgggaaacaaaattttggcATTAAAAATTGTGTCCTCTAGGAAAAACTTTGACGATATCGTAGATGTGATGCTGTGGCAAGACAGCAGTGATGACTCAAGTAGCAGTGAAGACGAATTAGATGATTTGCTGCTGGAATTCATGTTTCCACTGCAAAACGATAAAAGCTACCCCCGTATTAATCTTCAGGATATACCTGATGTTCAGTGCAAGGCCATGTTTAG ATTCGCAAAAGGAGATATGAAAAGACTCCGGGACGCGTTGCAACTGCCAGCCAATTACATTTGCAGTCAAGGGACTATTGCTACTGGGATGGAGGCATTGATGATTCTTTTAAGACTGGCGTACCCCAATCGATGGTGTGATCTGGTGCCAGTTTTCGGGCGAACGGTATCAGAACTGAGCTTGATATTTAACAAG ATCATGGATGATATCTATGACAGATTTCACCACCTCGTAGATAATCTGGACCTGGTATGGCTTGATCCTGAAGCTTTTGCTGATGCTGTTTACGAAAAAGGAGCTCCGCTTACTGGGTGTTGGGGTTTTATTGATGGGACTCCCCGACCAATAGCCCGTCCTGTACGCAATCAACGAATTATGTACAGTGGTCATAAGAGGACACACTGCTTAAAATTCCAG TCTGTTCAAACCCCAAATGGCATGATAGCCCATATGTTTGGTCCCATAGAGGGTCGCCGACATGATGCCTTCATGCTTGGGGTGAGCGGCCTGTCAGCTAAACTGAGGCGATTTGTTAAACACAATGGCGAGCCATACGTTATTTATGGCGATCCTGCTTATGGCATTACACAGAACATTATTTCTCCATTTCGTCAAGCACACCTTACAGATGATGAGCAAGAATTTAATACAAGAATGAGCAAAGTTCGAACATGTGTCGAATGGGGTTTTGCCAAAATCTGCcaaaattttgcttatttagattttaaaaagaacttAAAGATCCTTTTACAGCCTGTGGGTAAATATTCTTTAGTTGCATGTATTCTTATCAATTGTCACACCTGCTTCTATGGCTCACAGACAAGCACTTATTTTAATTTAGAGCCACCATCCGTGGAAACCTATCTATCCAACCAGTGA